Within Micavibrio sp. TMED2, the genomic segment TGAGCTGGAGATGAACCCGGACCGGATGGCGGAGCCTGCGGTTCGCGATTATCTGGAACGGCCACCACCGGTTGATCCCGACAGTGCCGAGGACACACGCATTGTTCCACCCGATACCCAGCTGTTGTCAAAGCTGGTTCGGGGCACGACGGCCCAGGTATCCGATCTCGATGCCATGATCGACGGTGCTGTGACTGCGCCCTGGTCGCCGGAGCGGATCGAGCCGCTGCTGCGCTGTGTCCTGCGTGCCGGTGCCTATGAGCTCCTGTCCCATGGTGAGTACGACACCTCACTGCTGATCAAGGAATACATGACCGTGACCGACAGCTTCTTCAGCGAGAAGGAGCCAAAGCTGGTCAATGCGGTGCTGGATCGTCTCGGCAAACAACTTCGGGGCTGACCCTTGGCGTGGAA encodes:
- a CDS encoding transcription antitermination factor NusB, translated to MTEQAAQPAKKSKRPDKGGFRARTTARLGAVQVLYELEMNPDRMAEPAVRDYLERPPPVDPDSAEDTRIVPPDTQLLSKLVRGTTAQVSDLDAMIDGAVTAPWSPERIEPLLRCVLRAGAYELLSHGEYDTSLLIKEYMTVTDSFFSEKEPKLVNAVLDRLGKQLRG